One stretch of Bremerella cremea DNA includes these proteins:
- a CDS encoding arylsulfatase yields the protein MPRLLMLLSLLTSVSTTTCLVTPTLAADASRPNVVMILADDQGWGDLSIHGNQNIATPNIDQLAKDGARFDWFYVCHLCAPTRAEMLTGRFYGRTGVRGVSTGQERLNLDEKTIAQYFKEAGYATGAFGKWHNGMQFPYHPNARGFDEYYGFCSGHWGHYFSPELDHNNTLVRCEGYITDDLTNHAIEFIAANQDKPFFCYVPYCTPHSPMQVPDQYYDKFANMDPSMKNRDPEKEQVGMTRAALAMCENVDWNVGRILKTLDDLDLAKNTIVIYFSDNGPNSWRWNGDMKGRKGSIDEGGTRVPCFIRYPGTIKPETQISEIAGAVDFLPTLLDFAGIETTYPQPIDGRSLKPLLTGKEVAWPDRALIASRNHQISVRNQAYRLDNDGKLYNILEDIGQRHDVSQQHPDVAQELKQIAQQYRTEMLPKDDHRPFTVGYSASTPLPARDGVAHGEIKRSAPAPNCSYFTDWKTTEGTITWDVEVGEPGTYEAIVYYTCPTENVGVEIQAELLGQKTAATINQAHDPAAYGPERDRFHRGAESPVKDFKPFSLGTLELPQGHGTLTLSAPKIPGGGAIEVRYVWLNRQ from the coding sequence ATGCCCCGCCTCTTGATGCTTCTTTCACTTTTGACATCCGTCTCCACCACGACATGCCTGGTTACTCCAACCCTAGCCGCAGACGCCTCGCGTCCCAACGTCGTGATGATCCTGGCCGACGATCAAGGTTGGGGGGATTTGAGTATTCATGGCAATCAGAACATTGCGACACCCAACATCGATCAATTGGCGAAAGATGGGGCACGCTTCGATTGGTTTTATGTTTGCCATTTGTGCGCACCAACGCGGGCAGAAATGCTGACCGGAAGATTCTATGGTCGGACCGGTGTCCGTGGTGTTTCGACCGGGCAAGAGCGCTTGAACCTAGACGAAAAAACCATCGCCCAATATTTCAAGGAAGCGGGCTACGCTACGGGGGCTTTCGGGAAGTGGCACAACGGAATGCAATTTCCTTATCATCCCAATGCTCGTGGCTTCGACGAGTATTACGGATTTTGTTCAGGGCATTGGGGACATTACTTCAGTCCGGAACTAGACCACAACAACACGCTGGTCCGGTGCGAGGGTTACATTACCGACGATTTGACCAACCACGCGATCGAATTTATCGCAGCCAATCAAGACAAGCCGTTCTTTTGCTACGTTCCCTACTGCACACCTCATTCTCCGATGCAGGTACCGGACCAGTATTACGACAAGTTTGCCAATATGGATCCATCGATGAAAAATCGTGATCCAGAAAAGGAACAAGTCGGAATGACTCGTGCCGCTTTGGCCATGTGCGAAAATGTCGATTGGAACGTCGGCAGAATCTTGAAAACGTTGGACGATCTTGATTTGGCCAAGAACACCATCGTTATCTATTTCTCCGACAACGGCCCCAATAGTTGGCGTTGGAATGGAGACATGAAAGGACGCAAAGGATCAATCGATGAAGGAGGAACGCGGGTTCCTTGTTTCATTCGTTATCCAGGCACCATCAAACCAGAAACGCAAATCAGCGAAATTGCTGGTGCCGTCGATTTTCTCCCGACGTTGTTAGATTTTGCCGGGATCGAAACCACGTATCCCCAACCGATTGATGGGCGCAGCTTAAAACCACTGCTAACCGGCAAAGAAGTTGCCTGGCCAGATCGAGCACTGATCGCTTCCCGCAACCATCAAATTAGCGTGCGAAATCAAGCGTATCGACTCGATAACGACGGCAAGTTGTACAACATTCTCGAAGATATCGGACAACGACACGATGTTTCTCAACAGCATCCAGACGTCGCCCAAGAGCTGAAACAAATCGCCCAACAATACCGCACCGAGATGTTGCCGAAGGACGATCATCGTCCTTTCACAGTAGGATATTCCGCCAGTACCCCGCTTCCCGCACGCGATGGTGTCGCTCATGGTGAAATCAAACGGAGTGCTCCCGCCCCTAATTGCTCTTACTTTACCGATTGGAAAACCACAGAAGGAACGATTACGTGGGATGTCGAAGTTGGCGAGCCGGGCACGTATGAAGCGATTGTTTATTACACTTGTCCCACTGAGAATGTTGGCGTCGAAATCCAAGCCGAACTGCTTGGCCAGAAGACAGCCGCAACGATCAACCAAGCTCACGATCCCGCAGCCTACGGCCCAGAACGTGATCGCTTCCATCGGGGTGCCGAATCGCCCGTGAAAGACTTTAAACCGTTTTCGCTCGGTACACTTGAACTTCCACAAGGGCATGGCACGTTGACCCTCTCAGCCCCAAAGATTCCCGGCGGCGGAGCAATCGAAGTTCGCTATGTGTGGCTCAATCGCCAATAG
- a CDS encoding FAD-dependent oxidoreductase encodes MKNLSTTFFRTLLALSLAAAAVLTSPSPLLAQETKQYDLVIYGGTSAGVIAAVQAKQMGKSVALVSPDQHLGGLSSSGLGLTDSGRQNAIGGLSQEFYHRVYQHYAQEDAWKHQAKQQFLAQAEARRASNESNQTWWIFEPHVAEKVFESFVAEYSLPVFRGEFLHREKGVQMDGQKIKAITTLSGKTFAGKMFIDATYEGDLLAAAGVSFTTGRESNAKYGEIGNGVEVAMNNKNHRFRVAVDPYVKPGDPTSGLVWGVHNNGPGEEGTGDNRIQAYCYRMCMSRIPENRVPFPKPEGYDDAMFELLFRNFEAGDLRVPLHPGPAPNGKTDTNNNGAFSTDNIGMNYDYPEASYEQREAILQQHTLYQQGLMWTLANHPRVPQSVRDAMAKWGLAKDEFVENNHWPYQIYVREARRMVSDYVQTESDCRRLRLCEDSVGLGSYNMDSHNTQRFVTAEGTVQNEGDVQVATGGSYAISYRSIVPKKGEAENLLVPVCLSSSHIAYGSIRMEPVFMILGQSAATAASLAIDQELAVQDLSYADLQKQLVQDGQQLVASGKPLPYPNDE; translated from the coding sequence ATGAAGAACCTCTCAACCACTTTTTTTCGAACCTTGCTGGCTTTGTCGCTCGCGGCAGCCGCAGTGCTGACATCCCCAAGTCCTTTATTGGCCCAAGAAACCAAGCAGTACGACTTAGTCATCTACGGCGGCACAAGTGCTGGCGTGATTGCTGCCGTGCAAGCCAAGCAAATGGGAAAAAGCGTGGCGTTGGTCAGCCCCGATCAACATCTGGGGGGGCTCTCTAGCAGCGGCCTCGGTCTGACCGACAGCGGTCGGCAAAATGCAATCGGCGGACTCTCGCAAGAGTTTTATCACCGCGTTTATCAACACTATGCCCAAGAGGATGCTTGGAAACACCAAGCCAAGCAGCAGTTCCTGGCGCAAGCCGAAGCCCGGCGTGCCTCGAATGAAAGCAATCAGACATGGTGGATCTTTGAACCGCATGTCGCTGAGAAAGTGTTTGAATCGTTCGTCGCAGAGTACTCGCTTCCCGTTTTTCGCGGAGAATTTCTCCACCGGGAAAAGGGTGTCCAAATGGATGGACAGAAGATCAAGGCGATCACAACTCTTTCCGGCAAGACATTCGCAGGCAAGATGTTCATCGATGCAACCTACGAAGGCGACCTTCTCGCTGCGGCAGGGGTTAGTTTTACAACTGGTCGCGAAAGCAATGCGAAGTATGGTGAAATCGGCAACGGCGTTGAAGTGGCGATGAACAACAAGAATCATCGGTTCCGTGTTGCCGTCGATCCCTATGTGAAGCCGGGCGACCCTACGAGCGGTTTAGTTTGGGGCGTGCATAACAACGGCCCTGGCGAAGAGGGAACTGGCGACAATCGTATTCAAGCCTATTGCTACCGCATGTGCATGTCGCGTATTCCTGAGAACCGTGTGCCGTTTCCCAAACCGGAAGGCTACGACGATGCGATGTTCGAGTTGCTCTTCCGCAACTTCGAAGCGGGCGACCTGCGCGTGCCTCTGCATCCTGGTCCGGCCCCGAATGGCAAGACCGATACCAACAACAACGGTGCTTTCTCGACCGATAACATCGGCATGAACTACGACTATCCCGAAGCCAGCTACGAGCAGCGGGAAGCGATCTTGCAGCAGCACACTCTTTACCAGCAAGGGCTCATGTGGACCCTGGCCAATCATCCTCGCGTCCCGCAATCGGTCCGCGATGCCATGGCCAAGTGGGGGCTAGCTAAAGACGAGTTTGTGGAAAACAACCACTGGCCTTACCAAATCTATGTCCGCGAAGCCCGCCGTATGGTTTCAGATTACGTTCAAACCGAAAGCGATTGTCGCCGTCTTCGTTTGTGTGAAGATAGCGTGGGGCTTGGGTCGTATAACATGGACTCGCACAACACACAACGTTTCGTCACCGCAGAAGGAACCGTGCAAAACGAAGGGGACGTGCAAGTCGCCACCGGAGGCAGCTATGCAATTAGCTACCGCTCAATCGTTCCGAAGAAAGGGGAAGCCGAGAACCTGTTGGTGCCGGTCTGCCTTTCAAGTTCGCACATTGCTTACGGCAGCATCCGCATGGAGCCGGTGTTT